In Myxococcus guangdongensis, the sequence CTGAGACGGCTCCCTTTTTGAGGCCCGCACAGACGAGGAGTCGGCCGCGCAGGCCCAATTCATCCAGCAACTGCTCCTGGGGCTTTGGCCACACGTCCGCGCGGGTCCATTCCTTCAGCCTGCGCAAGGATGTCATGCCCGACAGGCCGAACTGCTTGCAAGGCAGCATCTCCCATAAGATGCTGTTTCGTCGGACGAAGGCGATAGGCTCCAGTGCCGCCCGGCCATCTGCCGAAGGCGGCCCAGCTTCTTCTTGGGGCGCGGTGCAGGGTGAGCAGGGCCTCCACGCGATGCCAGACTGCGTCGGGGACGAGTTCGCGGGCCCTGCTCCTCAAGCTGGAGAAGGCCCTTGCCGCCGACCGGTCTGGTCCGCACTTGCGCTAAGCACTGTT encodes:
- a CDS encoding transposase; protein product: MAWRPCSPCTAPQEEAGPPSADGRAALEPIAFVRRNSILWEMLPCKQFGLSGMTSLRRLKEWTRADVWPKPQEQLLDELGLRGRLLVCAGLKKGAVSGPSPTARTKAGSKQHLSVEAHGAPLTESVTAANFHDTHELFPLVDSVPAVRMPSGQHLRLGNSTPTRPTPPGRTGVGFSCEALPLRRASWR